A genomic region of Polynucleobacter necessarius contains the following coding sequences:
- a CDS encoding DUF4118 domain-containing protein produces the protein MTHNLNSKRWCSNKSQGYVIAIFGVLVAFSMRYILHPFLGSSLPLFFFQINTILIVYLFGVGPGLFTILMSAPLMIFYFMEPFGVLSVVDQRDITTLFVYLSYTLLSSFLVELLRREQYNSKVAMLVSETR, from the coding sequence ATGACACATAATCTAAACTCTAAACGCTGGTGTAGCAATAAGTCACAGGGCTATGTAATAGCGATCTTCGGCGTATTAGTTGCATTTTCTATGCGTTATATATTGCATCCCTTTTTAGGTAGCTCTTTACCGCTATTCTTTTTCCAAATCAATACAATTTTGATTGTTTACTTGTTTGGGGTGGGGCCAGGGTTATTCACCATACTTATGAGCGCTCCCTTGATGATCTTTTACTTCATGGAGCCGTTTGGTGTTCTTAGTGTTGTTGATCAGCGTGACATTACCACTTTATTCGTTTATTTATCTTACACACTACTATCTAGCTTTTTGGTCGAATTATTACGTCGCGAACAATATAACTCCAAAGTGGCGATGTTGGTCAGCGAGACTCGTTGA
- a CDS encoding YqiA/YcfP family alpha/beta fold hydrolase: MATTFVVYLHGFRSSPRSSKAVMTAVAVNSASNGGNLFKWFCPQLLASPKESMDLVVQRIETSSFDRLVVIGSSLGGFYANYLAEKYDCKAVVLNPAVRAPKELAPHVGMMTSYDSDEPFDFRLEYIDQLQALQVEKITDPQRYFLIAAKGDELLDWREMVEFYKGSKQLVLEGSDHGIADYADHLPEVMSFISS, encoded by the coding sequence ATGGCAACTACTTTTGTCGTGTACTTACATGGTTTTCGATCATCCCCAAGATCTAGCAAGGCGGTAATGACTGCTGTGGCGGTTAACTCAGCATCTAATGGCGGCAATCTTTTTAAATGGTTTTGCCCTCAATTACTTGCCTCCCCTAAAGAAAGCATGGATCTGGTGGTTCAGCGTATTGAAACCTCCTCATTTGATCGCTTGGTTGTCATTGGTTCTTCATTGGGTGGTTTTTATGCTAATTACCTGGCTGAAAAATATGACTGCAAAGCGGTTGTGCTAAATCCAGCTGTAAGAGCTCCAAAAGAGCTGGCGCCACACGTTGGAATGATGACGTCTTATGACAGTGATGAGCCGTTTGATTTTCGTCTGGAATATATTGACCAATTACAGGCGCTCCAGGTTGAAAAAATTACTGATCCGCAACGCTATTTTTTGATTGCAGCTAAAGGTGATGAATTGCTTGACTGGAGAGAGATGGTGGAGTTCTATAAAGGATCTAAGCAATTGGTTCTAGAGGGAAGTGATCACGGGATTGCTGACTACGCAGATCACCTCCCGGAGGTTATGAGCTTTATCTCTAGCTAG
- a CDS encoding HNH endonuclease, producing MLSILKLNAGGIPQGWVNAEEATKSYADKSVLWTLGDPIFKMRGGISRSSGLQSIIELHSIIAVKGTAKINLFDVVPVITRHKLFKRDRGLCAYCGDAIHENQAEAEHIIPNSRGGKYSWMNLVISCRPCNQKKGNRTPEQAGMSLLYAPYLPSLYEDMILKGRNILADQMDFLAANLPKNSRLLEGVI from the coding sequence GTGCTGAGCATCTTGAAATTAAACGCAGGTGGGATTCCCCAGGGTTGGGTTAACGCTGAAGAGGCCACCAAGAGCTACGCCGATAAGAGTGTACTTTGGACGCTTGGCGACCCTATCTTTAAAATGCGCGGCGGAATCTCTAGATCTAGCGGCCTCCAATCAATCATTGAGCTGCACTCCATTATTGCGGTTAAGGGAACGGCGAAGATCAATCTCTTCGATGTTGTTCCCGTGATTACGCGACATAAATTGTTTAAGCGAGATCGAGGTCTCTGCGCATATTGCGGAGATGCAATACATGAGAATCAAGCGGAGGCCGAACATATTATTCCGAATAGCCGTGGTGGAAAATATAGTTGGATGAACTTGGTTATTTCATGCAGGCCTTGCAATCAGAAAAAAGGAAATCGCACTCCTGAGCAGGCGGGCATGAGTCTCCTCTATGCCCCTTACTTGCCAAGCCTCTATGAAGATATGATTCTCAAAGGTCGCAACATCTTGGCCGATCAAATGGACTTTCTTGCAGCGAACCTACCAAAAAATAGTCGCCTATTAGAGGGTGTAATCTGA
- a CDS encoding ankyrin repeat domain-containing protein has product MRKLIKLTSLLFTIIALGITSVCAQTEDQITAFTKAAKFDDVSEVKALLKQGVSPNALDPKGSPMLVLAVKDRSSAVIELLLADKRTDVDLSNKYGETPLMIASINGNLPIVKTLVLQKNAMVDHVGWTPLHYACTNDGHIEVTQFLLANGATVDSRGLNGTTPLMMAVQSGNEDLVKLLLDKGANIQIRNNLGLTAIDIADIYQKPWIGDGLRSRWLKLYKQVYVSNIKPVQSNP; this is encoded by the coding sequence GTGAGAAAATTGATTAAATTAACATCATTACTTTTCACCATAATCGCGCTTGGGATTACATCCGTATGTGCGCAAACCGAGGATCAAATCACCGCCTTCACTAAGGCTGCAAAATTTGATGACGTATCCGAGGTAAAAGCACTTCTCAAACAAGGTGTTAGCCCTAATGCATTGGATCCTAAAGGCAGCCCAATGTTGGTTCTAGCTGTTAAAGACAGGTCTAGCGCTGTTATTGAGCTTCTTCTTGCTGATAAACGTACTGATGTTGATTTATCCAATAAATATGGTGAAACACCCCTCATGATTGCCTCAATCAATGGCAATTTACCAATAGTAAAGACCCTGGTGCTGCAAAAGAATGCCATGGTAGACCATGTTGGCTGGACACCTTTGCATTACGCCTGCACCAATGATGGCCATATTGAGGTTACGCAATTTTTACTCGCCAATGGCGCTACTGTGGATTCACGTGGCTTAAATGGAACAACGCCGCTGATGATGGCCGTTCAATCAGGAAACGAGGATTTGGTTAAGCTGCTTCTCGATAAAGGCGCCAATATCCAAATACGCAATAACTTAGGCTTAACGGCTATTGATATTGCCGATATATATCAAAAGCCTTGGATTGGGGATGGCCTGAGATCTCGTTGGCTGAAGCTATATAAACAGGTCTATGTAAGCAACATTAAGCCTGTCCAATCGAATCCTTGA
- a CDS encoding TatD family hydrolase, which produces MFIDSHCHLDFPEFQARLPEVLANMDAAKVSHALCVSVDLPDFPNVLQLAQDHPNLYASVGVHSDYEDTPEPSLDFLVETALKHPKIVAIGETGLDYYRMGDRSYESMEWQRERFRTHIRASIASQKPLIIHTRSASEDTIRILKEEGAERIGGVMHCFTESFEVARAAMDMGFYISFSGIVTFKSAKDLQETCKQVPLDRMLIETDSPYLAPIPYRGKTNEPAWVAKVGEFIADLKNVPLEELANHTSSNFYQCFQIIRN; this is translated from the coding sequence ATGTTCATAGACTCTCACTGCCACCTCGATTTCCCTGAATTTCAAGCGCGCCTGCCTGAGGTCCTTGCCAATATGGACGCTGCCAAAGTTAGCCACGCTTTATGCGTTTCAGTAGATTTGCCCGATTTCCCTAATGTCCTGCAATTGGCTCAAGATCATCCAAACCTTTATGCCTCTGTGGGCGTTCATTCAGACTATGAAGATACGCCCGAGCCAAGCCTTGATTTCCTGGTGGAAACAGCCCTAAAGCACCCAAAAATAGTTGCCATAGGTGAAACTGGTCTGGATTACTACAGAATGGGTGATCGCAGCTACGAGTCAATGGAGTGGCAGCGTGAACGCTTCAGAACCCATATCAGGGCATCTATTGCCTCTCAAAAACCGCTCATTATTCACACTCGCTCTGCCTCAGAGGACACAATAAGGATATTGAAGGAGGAGGGTGCAGAACGCATAGGCGGAGTGATGCATTGCTTCACTGAAAGTTTCGAAGTTGCCAGGGCAGCAATGGATATGGGCTTTTACATCTCTTTTTCGGGAATAGTGACCTTTAAGAGCGCCAAAGATCTGCAGGAGACCTGTAAGCAGGTTCCCCTGGATCGAATGCTCATTGAGACAGATTCGCCGTATTTGGCCCCAATTCCGTATCGAGGAAAGACAAATGAGCCGGCTTGGGTGGCTAAGGTTGGTGAATTTATAGCCGACCTCAAGAATGTACCGCTTGAGGAGCTAGCTAACCATACCTCTAGTAATTTTTATCAATGTTTTCAAATAATTAGGAATTAA
- a CDS encoding DNA polymerase III subunit delta' — translation MPTNERENSHIAPWLQSLWSNLDFQNLPNAILLHGQSGIGKFAFAVELAKALLCEGSQTNKRPCNQCEACHWFNTGNHPDFIPLVPETHRKLLPHADYEGDEAPKKGRAARDDGDGATSEKKEKKNISIEETRTAIEGLSIGSHRGGNRIILIYPLEMLRSDSANTLLKSLEEPPPNTIFLLLVDRVLPTIRSRCRLLTAPRPDRQLGLSWLKGRVQDIPGLNIADSDIETIYDEQGGAPYSVLESLVARHNKDEKDELTISIQASRYLLQSMSQGARINWLDAAEKINKARYSFLLATMQRWVSDLQSVAQGGNPRYYPKHMSTLQNLSKNANLAKLLNFWKSLTQARRHENHPLANRIQLEALLSQYQQLFSS, via the coding sequence ATGCCAACGAATGAACGCGAAAACTCTCATATTGCTCCATGGCTACAATCGCTATGGAGCAACTTAGACTTCCAAAATCTTCCTAATGCAATCTTGCTCCATGGACAATCGGGAATAGGGAAGTTTGCTTTTGCTGTTGAGTTAGCTAAGGCGCTTTTGTGCGAAGGCAGTCAAACCAATAAAAGGCCATGCAACCAATGTGAGGCTTGCCATTGGTTTAATACCGGCAATCATCCAGACTTTATTCCCCTCGTCCCCGAGACGCATCGAAAGCTTTTACCCCATGCTGATTATGAGGGTGATGAAGCCCCTAAAAAAGGGCGGGCGGCGCGTGATGATGGCGATGGAGCTACTAGCGAAAAGAAAGAAAAGAAAAATATCTCCATCGAGGAAACTCGCACTGCAATTGAGGGGCTCTCCATTGGATCTCATCGCGGCGGAAATCGAATTATTTTGATCTACCCACTGGAGATGTTGCGGTCGGATTCTGCAAACACATTACTCAAATCCCTGGAAGAGCCTCCTCCAAATACGATTTTCCTTTTGCTAGTGGATCGCGTACTGCCAACTATTCGCTCTCGTTGCCGTTTATTAACAGCACCTCGCCCAGATCGCCAGCTTGGCTTAAGTTGGTTAAAGGGTAGGGTGCAAGATATCCCCGGCTTGAATATTGCAGATTCTGATATTGAAACAATTTATGACGAGCAGGGCGGAGCACCATATTCAGTGCTGGAGTCTTTGGTGGCTCGCCACAACAAAGATGAAAAAGATGAATTAACCATCTCCATTCAAGCATCTCGCTATTTACTGCAATCCATGTCACAAGGCGCTCGCATAAACTGGCTTGATGCAGCCGAAAAGATTAACAAGGCTCGTTACTCATTTTTATTGGCCACCATGCAACGTTGGGTATCCGATCTTCAGTCAGTGGCGCAAGGAGGCAATCCCCGCTATTACCCAAAACACATGTCCACCCTGCAAAATTTGTCTAAGAATGCGAATTTAGCCAAACTACTCAATTTTTGGAAATCGTTAACGCAGGCGCGTCGTCACGAAAATCATCCACTGGCCAACAGAATTCAACTGGAAGCATTGCTCTCTCAATATCAACAGCTATTTAGCAGCTAG
- the tmk gene encoding dTMP kinase — translation MTSLYPGHFISFEGIDGAGKSTHVDAFCKLMQDRFPGKEIILTREPGGTALGEQLRSLLLDAPMNLETEALLMFAARREHIAQVIEPALTAGKIVISDRFTDASFAYQGGGRGLSIQKLNELEQWVQGRADGKLLQPNLTILFDLPGEVAEGRRSKVRAPDKFEKMDLNFFDKVRQEYLRRAKEDPKRFYLVDATKTPESIWGDLQAIEIKI, via the coding sequence ATGACATCACTGTATCCAGGGCATTTCATTAGTTTTGAAGGCATAGACGGCGCCGGAAAAAGTACGCACGTAGATGCATTTTGCAAATTGATGCAGGATCGCTTTCCGGGCAAGGAAATTATCCTAACAAGAGAGCCAGGCGGCACTGCATTAGGCGAGCAACTTCGGAGCTTGCTACTTGATGCCCCAATGAACCTTGAGACTGAAGCGTTATTGATGTTTGCTGCTAGACGCGAACATATCGCTCAAGTTATTGAGCCGGCACTTACCGCCGGAAAGATTGTGATTTCAGATCGCTTTACCGATGCAAGCTTTGCCTATCAAGGCGGTGGGCGTGGCCTTAGCATTCAGAAGCTCAATGAATTAGAGCAATGGGTGCAGGGTCGTGCCGATGGCAAGCTACTTCAGCCAAATTTAACCATCCTATTTGATCTTCCTGGCGAGGTTGCCGAGGGACGCAGGTCGAAGGTAAGGGCGCCCGATAAGTTTGAAAAAATGGATTTAAATTTTTTTGATAAGGTCCGCCAGGAATATCTCCGTCGCGCAAAAGAAGATCCCAAGCGTTTCTATCTCGTAGACGCAACCAAAACCCCGGAATCTATTTGGGGTGATTTGCAGGCTATAGAAATCAAGATTTAA
- the mltG gene encoding endolytic transglycosylase MltG produces MSRKIQRRSFFRKKRFDVKGLKTLLSIAFILASVFYSAIFLLPVVPKESNISNSSEFKIQIKPQSGLASISDQLQAQGISVNILSFQISAKALFVGSKLKPGTYLLPTGASLGKILLQIARGDRVRENIAIIPERMSLWQLRAMVDAHPALIHLTKGMTTKDLLQSLNLSYPNAEGIFLPDTYIFDPDEPDLNIYRRASQAMQKQLIKIWVQRAEGLPLQNPYQLLILASIVEKETGRSSDRGMISAVFVNRLNKGMPLQTDPTVIYGIGPKFDGNLRKADLRKDSPYNTYMHKGLPPTPISMPSKESIQASSHPEKSDA; encoded by the coding sequence ATGAGCAGAAAAATTCAGAGGAGATCGTTTTTTAGAAAAAAACGGTTCGATGTCAAAGGGTTAAAAACATTACTCTCAATTGCCTTCATTCTGGCAAGCGTCTTCTATAGCGCCATCTTCTTATTACCGGTTGTACCCAAAGAGTCGAATATTTCAAATTCATCCGAGTTTAAGATTCAAATTAAGCCTCAGTCAGGTCTTGCTAGCATTTCAGACCAATTGCAGGCACAAGGCATTTCGGTCAATATTCTTAGCTTTCAGATCTCTGCAAAAGCTTTGTTTGTTGGCTCCAAACTAAAGCCAGGCACTTATCTACTACCAACTGGCGCAAGTCTGGGAAAAATTCTTTTACAGATTGCGCGTGGAGATAGGGTCAGAGAGAACATCGCCATTATTCCGGAGAGGATGTCATTATGGCAGTTACGCGCCATGGTAGATGCGCATCCAGCCTTAATTCACCTAACCAAAGGAATGACCACTAAAGATTTGTTGCAAAGTCTGAACTTAAGCTACCCAAACGCTGAGGGTATATTTTTACCTGATACCTATATTTTTGACCCAGATGAACCTGACCTCAATATCTATCGTCGAGCCTCACAGGCCATGCAAAAGCAGTTAATAAAAATTTGGGTTCAAAGGGCAGAGGGGCTGCCCTTACAAAATCCATATCAACTATTGATCCTAGCCTCTATTGTTGAAAAGGAGACGGGGCGCTCAAGCGATAGGGGAATGATTTCGGCAGTTTTTGTTAATCGACTTAATAAAGGGATGCCTTTGCAGACTGATCCAACCGTTATTTACGGAATTGGGCCGAAATTTGACGGGAATCTACGTAAAGCGGATCTTCGCAAGGACAGTCCCTACAATACCTATATGCACAAAGGTTTACCACCCACCCCGATTTCGATGCCAAGCAAAGAGTCAATTCAGGCCTCTTCCCATCCGGAAAAAAGTGATGCGTAA
- a CDS encoding YgfZ/GcvT domain-containing protein gives MTNSLQNTLLSGQSKLQKPCLLPQWGLIIVEGVDASAFLQNQLSNSVLGLRATQPTEIAQNTDAVRLIGYCSPKGRLLASAWIGLFPAEGPSEDRFGLFISADIASTVAKRLSMFVLRSKVKVLDVSSKYIISCLVGSDDQISGVSLGAEQLGLRLPDVLLNDQTFARVLIADPANNDVNLDKENLSNWNYLEVISAIPRIVLATQEQFVPQMINFESVAGVDFKKGCYPGQEIVARSQYRGAIKRRLQLAHCSTEKIDLALLVPGTEIFHSDDPTQPAGMVVLASENPIELHRVDLQIECKLDALESGNLHLGSPQGPVLKIDVLPYPLLEI, from the coding sequence ATGACAAATTCCCTTCAAAACACCCTTCTTTCTGGGCAAAGTAAGCTCCAAAAGCCATGTCTATTGCCGCAATGGGGCTTAATCATTGTTGAGGGGGTGGATGCGAGCGCCTTTTTGCAGAACCAGCTGAGTAATTCCGTTTTGGGTCTTAGGGCTACTCAACCAACTGAAATTGCTCAAAATACTGACGCAGTAAGGCTTATTGGCTATTGCAGTCCGAAAGGTAGGCTTTTGGCTAGTGCATGGATTGGGCTCTTTCCTGCGGAAGGGCCATCTGAGGATCGCTTTGGATTATTTATCTCGGCAGACATTGCTTCGACTGTAGCGAAGCGCCTATCTATGTTTGTTCTACGTTCAAAAGTGAAGGTTTTAGATGTTTCTAGCAAGTACATCATTTCTTGTTTGGTTGGAAGTGACGACCAAATATCTGGAGTTAGCTTAGGTGCGGAGCAGCTTGGCTTACGATTGCCGGATGTGTTGCTGAACGACCAAACCTTTGCAAGGGTTTTGATTGCCGATCCAGCCAACAATGACGTTAACTTAGACAAAGAGAATTTAAGTAACTGGAACTATCTAGAGGTAATCAGCGCTATACCAAGAATTGTTCTGGCAACCCAAGAACAGTTTGTGCCCCAAATGATTAACTTTGAATCCGTTGCTGGCGTAGACTTTAAAAAAGGCTGCTATCCAGGTCAAGAAATAGTGGCGCGCAGTCAATATCGTGGCGCAATTAAAAGAAGGCTCCAGCTTGCGCACTGTTCCACAGAGAAGATTGATCTAGCTTTACTTGTACCCGGTACCGAAATCTTTCATTCTGATGATCCAACTCAGCCCGCAGGCATGGTTGTTCTAGCATCAGAAAATCCAATCGAATTGCATAGGGTTGATCTACAAATTGAATGCAAATTAGACGCTCTAGAAAGTGGAAATTTACATCTTGGTAGCCCTCAGGGTCCTGTGTTAAAAATAGATGTACTGCCTTACCCACTTCTGGAAATCTAA
- a CDS encoding NRDE family protein encodes MCLILFAWKSHPDYPLVVAANRDEFYERDTEAVAWWAEHPHILAGKDRADVLGSPGTWLGFTKTGRFAAVTNVRAPSEKNPDARTRGELSLSYLAGIDRPVDFIQNNAKRFQQYNGFNMLMADFSDPANAEMHWVSNRMAMGQSIRPRKIFPEQALEAGVYGLSNAMLDTPWPKVNHRVAAFAQALAMDQGQLKNVDQYLKLLADTHQVSDHELPNTGVSKEWEKALSPAFVKTPSYGTRSSTVLRVRRDGQFEMVERRFDAAGSIGHDVITGALSSAPGSNLSV; translated from the coding sequence ATGTGCCTCATCCTATTTGCCTGGAAATCTCATCCTGACTACCCCTTAGTGGTGGCCGCAAATCGCGATGAGTTTTATGAGCGTGATACTGAGGCGGTCGCTTGGTGGGCTGAACACCCACATATTTTGGCAGGCAAAGATCGCGCCGATGTATTGGGCAGCCCTGGCACATGGCTTGGATTTACAAAAACTGGTAGGTTTGCCGCTGTAACCAATGTTAGGGCACCAAGCGAAAAAAATCCCGATGCAAGAACTCGCGGAGAACTTTCATTATCGTACTTAGCCGGGATAGATCGCCCCGTCGATTTCATTCAAAATAACGCCAAACGCTTTCAGCAATACAACGGATTTAATATGCTGATGGCTGATTTCAGCGATCCCGCAAATGCCGAAATGCATTGGGTGAGCAATCGTATGGCGATGGGACAAAGCATTCGCCCACGAAAAATTTTTCCCGAGCAAGCCCTAGAAGCTGGTGTTTATGGTTTATCAAACGCTATGCTCGATACACCTTGGCCCAAGGTCAATCATCGTGTCGCCGCTTTTGCGCAAGCATTGGCCATGGATCAAGGACAATTAAAAAATGTGGATCAGTACCTTAAGTTATTAGCTGATACGCATCAAGTGAGTGATCATGAACTTCCAAATACGGGTGTAAGCAAAGAATGGGAAAAGGCTTTATCACCAGCCTTTGTAAAAACCCCCTCTTACGGAACTCGCTCCAGCACGGTGCTAAGAGTTCGCAGGGATGGTCAATTTGAGATGGTTGAACGACGCTTTGATGCAGCAGGATCCATTGGTCACGATGTCATCACCGGAGCCCTAAGTTCAGCGCCGGGCTCGAATCTGTCAGTCTAA
- a CDS encoding PaaI family thioesterase, which yields MGKGEILLALKPEHTNTWEVAHGGVLLTLMDVAMAVAARSGDPGDRSVATIELKNNFMQAALMASSALKQIQSAEQQLWRSVRPSYTTIRARYVAWLQGHLSILSA from the coding sequence ATGGGCAAGGGCGAAATATTGCTCGCCTTGAAGCCTGAACACACCAATACCTGGGAAGTTGCTCATGGAGGGGTATTGTTAACCTTGATGGATGTTGCCATGGCGGTTGCGGCCAGATCAGGAGATCCAGGCGATCGCAGCGTTGCAACAATTGAGCTAAAGAATAATTTTATGCAGGCCGCTCTAATGGCGTCCTCCGCGTTAAAGCAGATACAGTCCGCCGAACAGCAACTATGGCGTTCTGTGAGGCCAAGCTATACAACGATCAGGGCGAGGTATGTTGCATGGCTACAGGGGCATTTAAGTATCTTAAGCGCCTAG